One part of the Bacillus sp. FJAT-45350 genome encodes these proteins:
- a CDS encoding ABC transporter substrate-binding protein has protein sequence MKKFRLNKVTAAVASSVLALGLLAGCGGNEASNTPGGSTDDGISESDTVVKIGGIFDETGATGDVGAPYADGARAYYEYFNSQDNDFKIDLIGEDYAYDVSRAQQIYQSLRDRHEVAAIIGWGTGDTEALRSQIIADEIPFFSGSYSENLKDTGSQSGYNFLTAASYSDQGRAMLEWIAENHEGSTPASVALVYHEGHPFSESPIKDIKAYAEENLAGVIEITPDILIELGDTDPQTTLQSWERNNDVPDYAIINYTWGQTRNVVRDGKFLGWDTQFMGLNWTAGEGLIPEGSDNAQWVEALDDFIAVVTHAFPSEDIPGMGAIVEYLDSKGQSVDDINQKFVQGWATAAIYAEAVRVAVEQTGGEVTGSDVKAAIESINNLDLGGLGANVSFSPDNHAGTDQIRLGQLQSGEWVMLTDYFGIND, from the coding sequence ATGAAGAAGTTTCGTTTAAACAAAGTAACTGCTGCAGTAGCTAGTTCAGTGCTTGCGCTAGGGTTACTTGCAGGGTGTGGAGGTAATGAGGCATCAAATACACCAGGTGGTTCTACAGACGATGGAATAAGTGAATCTGATACAGTCGTTAAAATTGGCGGTATTTTTGATGAAACAGGAGCCACTGGAGATGTAGGTGCACCATACGCAGATGGAGCAAGAGCATACTATGAATATTTCAACTCTCAAGATAATGACTTCAAGATTGATTTAATTGGAGAAGATTATGCGTATGATGTAAGTCGAGCGCAACAAATTTATCAATCTTTAAGAGATAGACATGAGGTAGCTGCAATTATTGGATGGGGAACAGGTGATACAGAAGCATTACGTAGTCAGATTATTGCCGATGAAATACCATTTTTCTCTGGATCATATTCAGAGAACTTAAAGGATACAGGTTCTCAAAGTGGATATAACTTCTTAACAGCTGCAAGCTATTCGGATCAAGGCCGTGCAATGCTTGAATGGATTGCTGAAAACCACGAAGGAAGCACACCTGCAAGTGTTGCGTTAGTTTACCATGAGGGGCATCCATTTAGTGAATCACCAATTAAAGACATTAAAGCATATGCGGAAGAAAATTTAGCTGGCGTTATTGAAATTACACCAGACATTTTAATTGAGCTTGGTGATACTGACCCTCAAACGACTTTACAATCATGGGAAAGAAATAATGATGTTCCAGATTACGCAATCATTAACTACACTTGGGGTCAAACAAGGAATGTCGTTCGTGATGGTAAATTCCTAGGCTGGGATACACAATTTATGGGATTAAACTGGACTGCTGGGGAAGGTCTAATTCCTGAAGGTAGTGACAACGCACAATGGGTTGAAGCGTTAGATGACTTTATTGCAGTTGTAACACATGCATTTCCTAGTGAAGACATTCCAGGTATGGGTGCTATCGTTGAGTATTTAGACTCTAAAGGACAATCAGTTGATGACATTAACCAGAAGTTTGTTCAAGGTTGGGCGACAGCTGCAATCTATGCTGAAGCAGTTCGGGTAGCAGTAGAGCAAACAGGTGGAGAAGTAACTGGTTCAGATGTAAAAGCAGCAATTGAGTCAATTAATAATCTTGATTTAGGTGGTCTAGGTGCTAATGTTTCATTCTCACCTGATAACCATGCAGGTACTGACCAAATTCGTTTAGGTCAATTACAAAGTGGTGAATGGGTAATGCTAACAGATTACTTCGGAATTAACGACTAA
- a CDS encoding acyl-CoA dehydrogenase translates to MNFELTQDQQMIRDMVRDFAQNEVAPNAEYVDRTAEFPKETFKKMGELGMLGIPFPEEYGGSGGDTISYALAVEEIGRACGGTGLSYAAAVSLGASPLYYFGTEQQKQEHLVPLASGQSLGSFGLTEPNAGSDAGGTQTKAVLDGDEYVINGEKCWITNASFARTVIVTAVTGKDANGKNIISALIVPTDTPGFTINSNYEKMGVRGSDTAELILEDVRVPKENLLGDPERGFKQFLYTLDGGRISIAALGVGIAQGAFDAALQYSKERKQFGQSISNFQAIQFKLADMAMEIELARNMVLKSAWLKDQNRSFTKESAFAKLYASETATRVCNQAIQIHGGYGYMREYGVERMLRDAKLLEIGEGTSEIQRLVIARQLGCGDKPKVKAKA, encoded by the coding sequence ATGAACTTTGAATTAACACAGGACCAACAAATGATTAGAGATATGGTAAGAGATTTTGCACAAAATGAGGTAGCACCTAATGCGGAATATGTAGATAGAACGGCTGAGTTTCCAAAAGAAACGTTTAAAAAGATGGGGGAGCTTGGCATGTTGGGGATTCCTTTTCCTGAAGAGTACGGTGGTTCTGGTGGGGATACTATTTCGTACGCCTTAGCTGTTGAAGAGATTGGCCGTGCTTGTGGTGGAACTGGATTAAGCTATGCTGCAGCAGTTTCCCTTGGAGCAAGTCCACTTTATTATTTTGGAACTGAACAACAAAAGCAAGAGCATTTAGTTCCGTTAGCTTCGGGTCAATCACTAGGTTCATTTGGGTTAACAGAACCGAATGCAGGTTCAGATGCTGGTGGCACTCAAACTAAGGCGGTATTAGATGGTGATGAATACGTCATAAATGGTGAGAAGTGCTGGATTACGAATGCAAGCTTTGCAAGAACGGTCATAGTAACTGCTGTAACAGGTAAGGATGCAAATGGAAAGAACATTATCTCTGCACTTATCGTTCCAACGGATACACCTGGATTCACGATTAATAGTAACTATGAAAAAATGGGTGTTCGAGGTTCAGATACAGCAGAATTAATTTTAGAGGATGTGCGAGTTCCTAAAGAGAATCTATTAGGAGATCCTGAAAGAGGATTTAAGCAATTTTTATATACATTAGATGGTGGTCGAATTTCAATTGCAGCATTAGGAGTTGGTATTGCTCAAGGAGCATTTGATGCGGCACTGCAATATTCAAAAGAAAGAAAACAATTTGGTCAATCGATTTCGAATTTCCAAGCAATTCAGTTTAAGCTTGCTGATATGGCAATGGAAATCGAGTTAGCTCGTAATATGGTATTGAAATCAGCATGGTTAAAAGACCAAAACCGTTCATTTACGAAGGAGTCAGCATTTGCTAAGTTATATGCTTCGGAAACGGCAACTAGAGTATGTAACCAAGCAATTCAAATACATGGTGGATACGGTTATATGAGAGAGTATGGAGTAGAACGCATGCTAAGAGATGCGAAACTATTAGAAATTGGAGAAGGTACTTCAGAAATCCAAAGACTTGTAATCGCAAGGCAGTTAGGTTGTGGAGACAAACCAAAAGTGAAGGCAAAAGCATAA
- a CDS encoding AMP-dependent synthetase/ligase, translating to MSTDKTLPKLLLERGTTSKETVALRQKKLGIWNEITWREYLENVKNLSAALSSECGFEKGDRLAILGDNRPHWVYSELAAQSIGGIVVGIYQESLPDQLVYYLNHCEAKIVIAEDQEQVDKLLEIEEKIPLVEKIIYYNDKSLRSYKNSKLFYMSDLQKKGEVFVQKNPTYFEEQVNKVNSEDIAIISYTAGTSGKPKGVMLSHSNLLATAHSLSEVDRFEENNDQLSFLPLAWIGEQVISVTMSLYKNVKINFSEEPTTVLSDLREIGPHTMFAPPKTYENIISRFKLRMDGSSWLKKKVYNFFKSYGDKVAKAKVNNESISFGTKLMYVIGDFLVFSAIRDHIGLARIKRAYSGGGSLGTDAVHFFQAHGINVKQCYGATEVCGVSFLQRDNDINERSVGVPLPSTEVMLSENEVVLVKSPSVFKGYYKDDISYKNNVQDGWVSLGDRGELDENGHLYITDPLEDIQILSNGEKVAPTEIENKLKHSRFIKEAIVFGKAKPYLVSMINIDMANVGRWAEKNQIVYTTYADLSTKKEVISLIEKEVASIMKDLPESMRVKKIVILHKELDADDEELTRTQKVRRSYLEEKYQIVFDGLYSSSSQLRLKINDGNDAETDLQVIDLEANKEVA from the coding sequence ATGAGTACTGATAAAACATTACCGAAATTATTACTTGAAAGAGGTACAACGTCAAAAGAGACTGTTGCTTTAAGGCAGAAGAAATTAGGGATTTGGAATGAAATTACATGGAGAGAATACCTAGAAAATGTAAAAAACCTTAGTGCAGCTCTTTCTAGTGAGTGTGGCTTTGAAAAAGGTGATAGGCTTGCCATTCTTGGTGATAACAGACCACATTGGGTTTATTCGGAGCTTGCAGCACAAAGTATTGGTGGAATTGTAGTAGGAATTTATCAGGAATCACTTCCAGACCAACTTGTGTACTATTTAAATCATTGTGAAGCAAAAATCGTCATCGCTGAAGACCAAGAGCAAGTTGATAAATTACTTGAAATAGAGGAAAAGATACCTCTGGTAGAGAAAATCATCTATTACAACGATAAAAGTTTACGTAGCTATAAAAATAGTAAACTCTTTTATATGTCAGATTTACAGAAGAAAGGGGAAGTGTTTGTTCAAAAGAATCCTACCTACTTTGAGGAACAAGTAAACAAAGTAAATAGTGAGGATATCGCAATTATATCTTATACAGCAGGTACATCTGGGAAACCTAAAGGTGTTATGCTTAGTCATAGTAACTTGCTTGCTACTGCACATTCGTTATCAGAAGTTGATAGATTCGAAGAGAACAATGACCAGTTATCTTTCTTACCTTTAGCTTGGATAGGGGAACAGGTTATCTCTGTTACAATGTCCTTGTATAAAAATGTAAAAATAAATTTTTCAGAGGAACCTACGACAGTACTTAGTGATTTGCGTGAAATTGGACCACATACGATGTTTGCTCCACCAAAAACATACGAAAATATTATCTCTAGATTTAAACTGAGAATGGATGGTTCTAGTTGGTTAAAGAAAAAGGTTTATAATTTCTTTAAGTCATATGGTGATAAAGTTGCCAAGGCAAAAGTAAATAATGAATCGATTTCTTTTGGAACAAAGCTTATGTACGTTATAGGAGATTTTCTAGTATTCAGTGCCATTCGTGACCATATAGGGTTAGCTAGAATTAAACGAGCCTATAGTGGGGGTGGCTCCTTAGGAACAGATGCAGTGCACTTCTTTCAAGCACATGGAATTAATGTAAAGCAGTGCTACGGTGCAACGGAAGTATGTGGGGTGTCGTTCTTACAAAGGGATAATGATATTAACGAACGAAGTGTTGGGGTACCACTACCTAGTACAGAAGTGATGTTATCCGAAAATGAAGTGGTTCTTGTAAAGAGTCCTAGTGTTTTTAAAGGATATTATAAAGATGATATCTCATATAAAAACAATGTTCAGGACGGTTGGGTTTCATTGGGGGACCGAGGAGAACTTGACGAGAATGGACATCTCTATATTACGGATCCGTTAGAAGATATTCAAATTCTATCTAATGGTGAGAAGGTAGCACCAACGGAAATAGAAAACAAACTAAAGCATAGCCGTTTTATAAAAGAGGCGATAGTCTTTGGAAAAGCAAAACCATATTTAGTGTCAATGATTAACATTGATATGGCGAATGTTGGAAGGTGGGCAGAGAAAAATCAAATTGTCTACACAACATATGCTGATTTATCTACGAAAAAAGAAGTAATCAGCTTAATCGAAAAAGAAGTTGCTTCAATTATGAAAGACTTACCAGAATCTATGCGTGTGAAGAAAATAGTTATCCTCCATAAAGAGTTAGATGCCGACGATGAAGAACTAACTCGTACACAAAAGGTACGAAGAAGCTATCTTGAAGAAAAATATCAAATCGTTTTTGATGGTTTATACTCGTCAAGCTCTCAACTCAGGCTCAAAATCAATGATGGAAATGATGCAGAAACTGACTTACAAGTCATTGATTTAGAAGCAAATAAGGAGGTGGCATAA
- a CDS encoding ABC transporter ATP-binding protein, with translation MLRLSNVEVVYSKIILVLKGMSLEVPDGKIVALLGSNGAGKSTTLKAISGLLKSDGGQVVDGQIEFDGKNINGIDPDRIVKDGIFQCIEGRRVFKHLTVEENLMAGAYTRKDRNNIKSDLERVYHYFTKLKMLRNRHAGLLSGGEQQMLAIGRGIMAKPKLLLLDEPSLGIAPLLVKEIFQNIKQINQEEGTSILVVEQNANVALSIADFGYIMENGRIVMEGPVDSLLTNEGVRESYLGMSKEGKKSFREVKSYKRVKRFV, from the coding sequence ATGCTCCGTCTTAGTAATGTTGAAGTTGTATATTCAAAAATCATCTTAGTATTAAAGGGAATGTCACTTGAGGTTCCTGACGGAAAAATCGTTGCCCTATTAGGAAGTAATGGAGCAGGAAAATCAACAACATTAAAAGCAATTTCTGGTTTATTAAAAAGTGATGGCGGTCAAGTAGTAGATGGTCAAATCGAATTTGATGGGAAAAACATTAATGGTATTGATCCAGACCGTATTGTAAAAGATGGAATCTTTCAATGTATTGAAGGAAGAAGAGTCTTTAAACATTTAACAGTGGAAGAAAATCTGATGGCAGGTGCATATACGAGAAAAGATCGAAATAATATTAAATCTGATCTTGAGAGAGTGTATCATTATTTTACTAAATTAAAAATGCTTCGAAATAGGCATGCTGGATTATTATCTGGTGGGGAACAACAAATGTTAGCTATTGGCCGGGGAATTATGGCAAAGCCAAAGCTATTATTATTAGATGAACCATCACTAGGAATTGCTCCATTACTAGTAAAGGAGATATTCCAAAACATTAAGCAAATAAATCAGGAGGAAGGGACCTCTATTTTAGTTGTTGAACAAAATGCAAATGTCGCTCTTTCCATTGCTGATTTTGGATATATTATGGAAAATGGAAGAATTGTAATGGAGGGCCCAGTTGATAGTCTTTTGACTAATGAGGGGGTCCGCGAATCGTATCTCGGAATGAGTAAGGAAGGTAAGAAGAGCTTCCGTGAAGTGAAGTCTTACAAAAGAGTGAAAAGATTTGTTTGA
- a CDS encoding branched-chain amino acid ABC transporter permease: MKNPFVMECGNYKTSYSKDMELFKIPQVKLRMLVIVILLFMFPLFASNYVVGLATLCAIAVIGAIGLNILTGFTGQISVGVGAFLAVGGYTSAILTTTLGWSFWISLPLAGLVTAVIGGLFGIPSLRLKGLYLAIATLAAQVVILWIIGRASGLTGGGAGMLLSRPSIGGYTFSSHNSYYFLCLTIAILTTIYALNLFRTRTGRAFLAVRDRDVAAQIMGINLFSYKVMSFAISSFIVGIGGALLAHYTMVVTVELYSIQVSIQYLAMILVGGLGSVFGAILGAIFITLLPVGLGFMVEFLTIYMPNAYHMLTSFREFVFGLVIILFLIFEPGGLVHIWNNFKNYIRLWPFSY; the protein is encoded by the coding sequence ATGAAAAATCCATTTGTCATGGAATGTGGGAATTACAAGACGAGTTACAGTAAGGATATGGAGTTGTTTAAGATTCCTCAAGTAAAACTGAGGATGTTGGTCATTGTCATATTGTTATTTATGTTTCCGTTATTCGCTTCAAACTATGTAGTTGGTTTAGCTACATTATGTGCGATTGCTGTTATTGGGGCAATTGGATTAAATATTTTAACCGGGTTTACAGGACAAATTTCAGTGGGGGTAGGGGCGTTCTTAGCGGTAGGAGGCTATACATCCGCAATATTAACAACAACCCTTGGATGGAGCTTCTGGATTTCACTTCCTTTAGCAGGTCTAGTTACAGCTGTTATTGGTGGATTGTTTGGTATTCCATCATTGAGATTAAAAGGGTTATACTTAGCGATTGCAACCTTAGCAGCTCAAGTAGTAATTCTTTGGATTATCGGTCGAGCAAGTGGCCTTACTGGTGGAGGAGCTGGAATGCTTTTAAGCCGTCCATCTATTGGAGGATATACATTCTCTAGTCACAATAGCTATTACTTTTTATGTTTAACGATTGCGATTTTGACAACGATTTATGCTCTTAATCTATTTAGAACTCGTACAGGTCGTGCCTTTTTAGCAGTTCGTGACAGAGATGTTGCAGCACAAATTATGGGGATTAACTTGTTTAGCTATAAAGTTATGTCCTTTGCCATAAGTTCTTTCATCGTTGGGATTGGTGGGGCTTTACTTGCTCATTACACAATGGTTGTAACAGTCGAGCTTTATAGTATCCAAGTTTCAATTCAGTATTTAGCAATGATTCTAGTAGGTGGTCTAGGTAGTGTCTTTGGTGCAATTCTAGGTGCAATTTTCATTACATTATTGCCTGTAGGGTTAGGTTTTATGGTTGAGTTCCTTACGATTTATATGCCTAACGCTTATCACATGCTTACATCGTTCCGTGAATTTGTCTTTGGTCTAGTAATTATCCTATTCCTTATTTTCGAGCCTGGAGGATTGGTTCATATATGGAATAATTTCAAGAACTATATAAGGCTCTGGCCATTCTCGTATTAG
- a CDS encoding AMP-binding protein: protein MAEKIDLSVGRLLEKIAKNQPEHEAVVYPDRGLRYTYQQFDDLCRDVAKGLMKLGVERGEHVAIWSTNRPEWLTSQFATGKMGAVLVTVNTNYRTAELEYLLKQSDSTTLILMDSYRDASYTEMLYEILPELRGSEPGQLQSEKLPFLKNIIFLGDERKPGMYLWSDIVEMGKAVTDEELEERMDSLEPDDVINMQYTSGTTGFPKGVMLTHNNLTNNAANIAECMNLSANDRMCIPVPFFHCFGCVLGTLACVTVGATMVPVQEFDPDLVLQAVQAEKCTALHGVPTMFIAELNSKDFAKYDLSTLRTGIMAGSNCPIEVMKAVIEKMGASEITIAYGQTESSPVITQTRVDDSLERKVETVGRALPNVEVKIVQPGTDEEVPRGVQGELCTRGYHVMKGYYKNPEATSAAITNDGWLHTGDLAIMDEHGYCRITGRLKDMIIRGGENIYPREIEEFLYQHPKVLDVQVVGVPDEKFGEEVSAWIVLKEGESATADEIRNYCKGKIARYKIPRYISVVEEYPMTASGKIQKFKLREQAISQYNLSRSSSGV, encoded by the coding sequence TTGGCTGAGAAAATTGATTTATCGGTTGGCAGGCTTTTAGAGAAAATTGCAAAGAACCAACCTGAGCATGAGGCGGTTGTTTATCCTGATAGAGGGTTGAGATATACGTATCAGCAATTTGATGATTTATGCCGGGATGTAGCCAAGGGATTAATGAAGTTGGGTGTTGAACGTGGAGAGCATGTAGCAATCTGGTCTACTAATCGCCCTGAATGGTTAACTTCTCAATTTGCTACTGGAAAAATGGGTGCTGTATTAGTTACTGTCAATACAAATTATCGTACAGCTGAGCTAGAGTATTTACTTAAGCAATCAGATTCAACAACATTAATTTTAATGGATTCATATCGTGATGCATCCTATACAGAGATGCTATATGAAATTCTTCCTGAATTAAGAGGTTCAGAGCCGGGGCAATTGCAATCTGAGAAGTTACCATTCTTAAAAAATATCATATTCTTAGGTGATGAACGAAAGCCAGGGATGTATTTGTGGTCTGATATTGTAGAGATGGGCAAAGCGGTAACAGACGAAGAATTAGAAGAGCGTATGGATAGCCTAGAGCCAGATGATGTAATTAATATGCAGTATACATCTGGAACGACAGGGTTCCCTAAGGGTGTTATGCTAACACATAATAACTTAACGAATAATGCAGCAAATATTGCTGAGTGTATGAATTTATCAGCGAATGACAGAATGTGTATACCTGTACCATTCTTCCATTGTTTTGGTTGTGTACTTGGTACTCTTGCCTGTGTAACAGTAGGAGCAACAATGGTACCAGTTCAAGAATTTGATCCAGATTTGGTTTTACAAGCGGTTCAGGCTGAGAAATGTACGGCATTACACGGTGTACCGACAATGTTCATTGCAGAATTAAATAGTAAGGACTTTGCTAAGTATGATTTATCTACACTTCGAACTGGAATTATGGCTGGTTCCAATTGTCCAATTGAAGTAATGAAAGCAGTCATAGAAAAAATGGGCGCTAGTGAAATTACGATTGCATACGGACAAACAGAATCTTCTCCAGTAATTACACAAACGAGGGTAGATGATTCGCTTGAAAGAAAAGTAGAAACAGTTGGGAGAGCCTTACCTAATGTAGAGGTGAAAATTGTTCAGCCAGGGACGGATGAAGAAGTTCCAAGAGGTGTTCAAGGTGAATTATGTACAAGAGGATACCATGTTATGAAAGGCTATTATAAAAACCCAGAAGCAACATCTGCAGCCATTACAAATGACGGCTGGCTTCACACAGGTGACCTAGCAATTATGGATGAGCATGGTTATTGCCGCATTACTGGTAGATTGAAAGATATGATTATCCGTGGTGGAGAAAATATTTATCCAAGAGAGATTGAAGAGTTTCTATATCAACATCCAAAGGTTTTAGATGTGCAAGTCGTTGGTGTTCCAGATGAAAAATTTGGAGAAGAAGTTTCTGCTTGGATTGTTTTAAAAGAAGGAGAATCAGCAACTGCTGACGAAATACGTAATTATTGCAAAGGAAAGATTGCTAGATATAAGATACCTCGATATATTTCTGTCGTTGAAGAGTATCCGATGACTGCATCTGGAAAAATTCAAAAGTTTAAGTTAAGAGAACAAGCAATAAGTCAGTACAATCTATCAAGATCTAGTTCAGGCGTGTAA
- a CDS encoding NAD(P)-dependent oxidoreductase yields MNLFLLGGTGRVGSEILNLAVEENYNITVFTRSPDKIEKSYVQIIDGNVLDPTSLSNQMKGADIVVSALSTDGCDTISKSMPYIIEEMNKSQVNRIVTVGTAGILQSRLEPLKFRFQSAESKRKSTKAAEDHLKAYLLLKKSSLCWTIVCPTYLPEGEYTGIYRVEKDFLPLDGEKISVPDTAEFTFKQITNTQYLNTRVGISY; encoded by the coding sequence GTGAATTTATTTTTATTAGGTGGAACTGGAAGAGTCGGTTCGGAAATTTTAAACTTAGCAGTTGAAGAAAATTATAATATAACTGTTTTTACTCGCTCACCAGATAAAATTGAGAAGAGTTATGTCCAAATCATCGACGGTAATGTATTAGACCCTACCTCCCTTAGTAATCAAATGAAAGGAGCAGATATCGTTGTAAGTGCTTTAAGTACAGACGGCTGCGATACTATTTCCAAAAGTATGCCATATATAATAGAAGAAATGAATAAATCACAAGTGAATAGGATTGTTACAGTTGGAACAGCTGGCATTCTACAAAGTCGTTTAGAACCTTTGAAGTTTCGATTTCAATCTGCAGAATCAAAAAGGAAAAGCACAAAAGCAGCTGAGGATCACCTCAAAGCATATCTCCTACTAAAGAAATCAAGCTTATGCTGGACGATTGTTTGTCCAACGTATTTACCTGAAGGGGAGTATACAGGGATCTACCGTGTTGAAAAGGATTTTCTCCCACTAGATGGTGAAAAAATCTCTGTTCCTGATACCGCTGAGTTTACTTTTAAACAAATAACAAATACACAGTATCTAAATACAAGAGTTGGAATTTCTTATTAA
- a CDS encoding ABC transporter ATP-binding protein — protein sequence MTKILEIENVSLQFGGVKALNDVSFHINKGEIFSLIGPNGAGKTSMLNCISGLYQPSNGSIRYNGKEILGVKPYKRTALGIARAFQNIALFAHMSVLDNLKLGRHTLMKSGLLAGGLYWGSAQKEEVKHRLAVEEVIEFLQLQDIRHTPVGTLSYGLQKRVEVGRALALEPDLILLDEPMAGMNSSEKEDMSRFIIDMHELKDITVVLIEHDLGVVMDLSDNIAVLDFGKQIGFGTPEEIQSNPEVIKAYIGEEEAM from the coding sequence ATGACAAAAATATTGGAGATTGAGAACGTCTCACTCCAGTTCGGTGGTGTAAAAGCCTTAAATGATGTTAGCTTTCATATTAACAAAGGGGAAATTTTTTCACTCATTGGTCCAAATGGAGCTGGGAAAACAAGTATGTTGAATTGCATTAGTGGATTGTATCAGCCTTCTAATGGCTCTATCCGCTATAATGGCAAAGAAATCTTAGGTGTGAAGCCTTATAAGCGAACTGCTTTAGGAATAGCCAGAGCCTTTCAGAATATCGCATTATTTGCACATATGTCTGTTTTGGATAATTTAAAGCTAGGTAGACATACGTTAATGAAATCAGGCTTGTTAGCTGGCGGCCTCTACTGGGGCTCGGCTCAGAAGGAGGAAGTTAAGCATCGTCTAGCAGTTGAAGAGGTAATTGAGTTTCTACAATTGCAAGATATTCGTCATACACCAGTTGGGACCTTGTCTTATGGGTTGCAGAAGCGGGTTGAGGTAGGAAGAGCATTGGCTCTAGAGCCTGACTTAATTTTACTAGATGAACCGATGGCAGGGATGAATAGCTCAGAGAAAGAAGATATGTCCCGATTCATTATTGATATGCATGAACTGAAAGACATTACTGTTGTGTTAATTGAGCATGACTTAGGTGTAGTAATGGACTTGTCAGATAATATTGCTGTACTTGATTTTGGTAAACAAATAGGTTTTGGTACTCCTGAAGAAATACAGAGTAACCCAGAGGTTATTAAAGCATACATCGGTGAAGAAGAAGCTATGTAG
- a CDS encoding branched-chain amino acid ABC transporter permease, which produces MSFFLQMVITGIVVGSIYALVALGFVLIYKASDALNLANGEFVLIGSYICLTLVAVYDIPFILALLITLVFNAILGMTVERVVLRPLINAPVISVIMATIGLASLLAGLVHMIWGHQTKSYPPIFPATPIRMGDVVIAPVYLWSFIIVMILLVAFTLFFKFSKMGLAMRSVADDQMAALSMGISVKQVYAITWGIAALVAAVGGVLLGNINGVNASMATIGLTVLPVVILGGLDSIPGAIVGGFIIGIIQNLAAGYLQPILGGGIKEVIPFIIVTIILMLKPHGLFGKGGIERV; this is translated from the coding sequence ATGAGCTTTTTCTTGCAGATGGTTATTACAGGGATTGTTGTTGGTAGTATCTACGCATTAGTAGCTTTAGGGTTTGTCCTTATTTATAAAGCTAGTGATGCATTAAATTTAGCCAATGGTGAATTCGTTTTAATCGGTTCCTATATCTGTCTTACTCTAGTCGCAGTTTATGATATTCCATTCATTCTAGCACTCTTAATCACACTAGTGTTCAATGCCATTCTTGGAATGACCGTTGAACGAGTCGTACTAAGACCTCTTATAAATGCACCAGTAATATCTGTCATAATGGCAACAATCGGTCTTGCTAGTTTACTAGCCGGTTTGGTTCATATGATTTGGGGACACCAAACAAAATCATACCCACCAATTTTTCCTGCCACTCCAATCAGAATGGGTGACGTTGTCATTGCTCCAGTCTATTTATGGTCTTTCATCATCGTAATGATTTTACTTGTTGCTTTTACGTTATTCTTCAAATTTTCAAAAATGGGTCTTGCAATGCGTAGTGTTGCAGATGACCAAATGGCTGCCCTGTCAATGGGGATAAGTGTTAAACAGGTTTACGCTATTACCTGGGGTATTGCAGCACTAGTTGCAGCAGTAGGTGGGGTTTTATTAGGTAATATCAATGGTGTAAACGCTTCCATGGCAACGATTGGTCTAACAGTGTTACCTGTTGTTATTTTAGGTGGTCTTGATAGTATTCCAGGAGCGATCGTTGGTGGATTTATTATCGGGATTATTCAAAATCTAGCTGCAGGTTACTTACAACCGATTTTAGGTGGAGGAATTAAGGAAGTCATTCCGTTTATTATTGTAACAATTATTTTGATGCTTAAACCACATGGTCTATTTGGAAAAGGTGGAATCGAAAGGGTGTGA